A window of the Brumimicrobium sp. genome harbors these coding sequences:
- a CDS encoding WD40 repeat domain-containing protein, which produces MKKIVLFILLLCLGWNANAQQNSIRLGLPVGHTRNVQSAIFSPDGTKILTISYDNTVKFWDAKSGKLIHSFEGHSSGVNSAVFSPDGTRVLTASDDETVKLWNVYSGELVRSFEGNNNEVRSALFSPDGTKVLIITSFDKTVKLWDIESKKIVQTFEGHTDEVNSAVFSPDGTKVLTRSSFDKTVKLWDTQSGKLIHSFGGQNNSVNSAVFSPDATKVLITSDDKTAKLWDAQSGNLILNFVGHTDDVVSAIVSPDGTKIVTASFDKTAKLWDVKSGKLLHSFEGHMGAVNSAVFSPNGTKILTRSGKDKTVKLWDVKSGKLLNSFEGHTEYVNLAVFSPDGKKVLTASSDKTAKLWDAQSGKLLQNFEGYTDEILFAVFNPDDTKVLTRSGNSNTIKLWDVQHGSLTRNLKGHTDYVNSAVYSPDGTKVLTASDDKTAKLWDVESGKLIYSFERHTDQVNSAVFSPDGTKALTASSDKTAKLWDVENGKLLHSLEGHTKWLRSAVFSPDNTKVLTISKDNTAKLWDVGSGKLIHSFEVSTAEVTSGIFNPDGTKVLATFSDKTAKLWDVESGKLIHSFEGHARVVISAIFSPDGIKILTRSSDETAKLWDVASGKLIHSFEGHKLLVNSAVFSPDGRGVLTSSWDKIAKLWDAESGELIRNFEGHTNEMSSSVFSSDGTKVLTASRDGSFIIWDTKTGQQIIRQFFFDNDKPLTLLPNGYYMASPKAAKLLYYIKDNDKIIGFEQLDIKYNRPDKVLQDLGDAFGNPDEELIKSYKNAYLKRIKKLGIDTSSFDSGYSVPEGDFKNRNNINYDQNSNQLTLNIWGKDNDYKLDRYNVWVNGVPVYGDRGVNIRNQNLNEINETVAITLSDGENKIEISILNVNGIESYRQPLYVRYEPKTPAKEKLYYVGIGVDKYEQSNYNLKYSVKDIQDLSQALKAKYGDNCEIITLLDEEVTKESVANLKKKLMNSTVNDKVIVSFSGHGLLDDEFDYYLSTHEIDFNNPKEKGLPYEALEDLLDSIPARKKLLLIDACNSGEVDKEDLVAIQEVNKQSGIKGIEPVEYKGSGLGLKNSFELMQEIFVNVGRGTGATVISAAGGTQFAYENEGVKNGVFTHSIISLMDTKDAIHVGELKEKVGEKVLELTKGLQKPTSRNENLEFDWRVW; this is translated from the coding sequence ATGAAAAAGATTGTGCTTTTTATCTTACTGCTTTGCTTGGGGTGGAATGCCAACGCCCAACAGAATTCAATACGCTTAGGCTTGCCTGTGGGGCATACCAGGAATGTCCAGTCAGCGATTTTCAGTCCAGATGGCACTAAGATATTGACGATATCTTATGACAATACTGTTAAATTCTGGGATGCTAAAAGCGGTAAATTAATCCATAGTTTTGAGGGACATTCTAGTGGGGTCAATTCAGCAGTTTTCAGTCCAGATGGTACCAGGGTGTTGACAGCATCAGATGACGAAACTGTTAAATTATGGAATGTTTACAGTGGAGAGTTAGTACGTAGTTTTGAAGGGAATAATAATGAGGTACGTTCAGCCCTTTTTAGTCCAGATGGCACCAAAGTATTAATAATAACATCTTTTGACAAAACTGTCAAGCTATGGGATATTGAAAGTAAAAAAATAGTACAAACTTTTGAGGGGCATACAGATGAAGTCAATTCGGCTGTTTTTAGCCCAGACGGCACAAAAGTGTTAACTAGATCTTCTTTTGACAAAACTGTTAAGCTCTGGGATACCCAAAGCGGAAAATTAATCCATAGTTTTGGAGGACAAAATAATTCTGTCAACTCAGCTGTTTTTAGTCCAGATGCCACAAAAGTGTTAATAACATCAGATGACAAAACCGCCAAGTTATGGGATGCTCAAAGTGGAAATTTAATATTAAATTTTGTAGGACATACTGATGATGTTGTTTCAGCTATTGTGAGTCCAGACGGCACAAAAATAGTAACGGCATCGTTTGATAAAACTGCAAAACTCTGGGATGTCAAAAGCGGAAAATTGCTTCATAGTTTTGAAGGTCATATGGGTGCAGTCAATTCAGCTGTTTTTAGTCCAAATGGTACAAAAATATTGACGAGGTCAGGGAAAGACAAAACAGTTAAGCTCTGGGATGTCAAAAGCGGAAAATTATTAAATAGTTTTGAAGGACATACAGAGTATGTCAACTTAGCTGTTTTTAGTCCAGATGGCAAAAAAGTCTTAACAGCGTCAAGTGATAAAACTGCCAAATTGTGGGATGCACAAAGCGGCAAGTTATTGCAAAATTTTGAAGGATATACCGATGAAATCCTTTTTGCTGTTTTTAATCCAGACGATACTAAAGTATTGACGAGATCAGGGAATAGCAACACCATTAAACTTTGGGATGTTCAACATGGAAGTTTAACACGAAATTTAAAAGGACATACAGATTATGTCAACTCAGCTGTTTATAGTCCAGATGGTACAAAAGTGTTGACTGCATCAGACGATAAAACTGCCAAACTTTGGGATGTTGAAAGTGGAAAACTGATATATAGTTTTGAAAGGCATACCGATCAAGTTAATTCAGCTGTTTTCAGTCCGGATGGTACGAAAGCGTTGACAGCATCTAGTGATAAAACCGCCAAACTTTGGGATGTGGAAAATGGAAAATTGCTTCATAGTTTGGAAGGACATACCAAGTGGCTAAGATCTGCTGTTTTTAGTCCTGATAACACCAAAGTATTGACAATATCTAAGGATAATACCGCCAAACTTTGGGATGTGGGAAGTGGAAAATTAATTCATAGTTTTGAAGTAAGTACAGCTGAGGTTACTTCAGGTATTTTTAATCCGGATGGTACTAAAGTATTAGCGACATTTTCGGATAAAACCGCTAAACTTTGGGATGTAGAAAGTGGGAAATTAATCCATAGTTTTGAAGGACATGCTAGGGTTGTCATTTCAGCTATTTTTAGTCCAGATGGTATAAAGATATTGACGAGATCTTCTGATGAAACTGCTAAACTTTGGGATGTCGCAAGTGGAAAATTAATCCATAGCTTTGAAGGGCATAAATTACTTGTGAATTCAGCTGTTTTTAGTCCAGATGGTAGGGGAGTGTTGACGAGTTCTTGGGATAAAATTGCCAAACTTTGGGATGCTGAAAGTGGGGAATTGATACGGAATTTTGAAGGGCATACTAACGAGATGTCGTCATCTGTATTCAGTTCAGACGGTACAAAAGTGTTGACAGCATCCCGTGATGGTAGTTTCATCATCTGGGACACCAAAACCGGCCAACAAATCATCCGTCAATTTTTCTTTGATAATGACAAACCTCTCACCCTTTTACCCAACGGTTATTACATGGCATCTCCTAAAGCCGCAAAACTTCTCTATTACATCAAAGACAATGATAAAATCATCGGTTTTGAACAATTAGACATCAAATACAATCGTCCTGACAAAGTTCTTCAAGATCTTGGAGATGCCTTCGGAAATCCTGACGAAGAATTAATTAAATCCTACAAAAATGCCTACCTCAAACGCATCAAAAAGCTCGGAATAGACACCTCCAGTTTCGATAGTGGTTACTCTGTGCCTGAAGGTGATTTTAAAAACAGAAATAATATCAACTACGACCAAAATTCCAATCAACTCACCCTCAACATTTGGGGAAAAGACAACGATTATAAGCTCGATCGTTACAACGTTTGGGTAAATGGCGTGCCTGTCTATGGAGATAGAGGAGTGAACATTCGAAATCAAAATTTAAATGAAATCAATGAAACGGTTGCTATCACCCTTTCCGATGGAGAAAATAAAATAGAAATATCTATTCTGAACGTCAATGGTATCGAGAGTTATCGCCAGCCACTTTATGTGCGCTACGAACCTAAAACCCCAGCCAAAGAAAAGCTGTATTATGTAGGAATTGGGGTGGATAAATATGAGCAATCAAACTACAATTTAAAATATTCGGTGAAAGACATCCAAGATTTATCGCAAGCCCTAAAAGCGAAATATGGTGACAACTGTGAAATCATTACGCTTTTAGATGAAGAAGTTACCAAAGAAAGTGTGGCTAATCTCAAAAAGAAATTAATGAATAGCACGGTTAATGACAAAGTGATTGTTTCCTTTTCTGGTCACGGACTATTAGACGATGAGTTTGATTACTACCTATCCACACATGAAATTGACTTTAACAACCCCAAAGAGAAAGGATTGCCGTATGAAGCATTGGAAGATTTATTAGACAGTATTCCTGCTCGCAAAAAACTACTGCTTATTGATGCTTGTAATAGTGGAGAGGTGGATAAGGAGGATTTGGTAGCTATCCAGGAAGTTAATAAGCAATCTGGAATCAAAGGGATTGAACCGGTTGAGTATAAAGGCTCTGGTTTGGGATTGAAAAACAGCTTTGAACTGATGCAGGAGATTTTTGTAAATGTGGGAAGAGGAACGGGAGCAACTGTAATTTCCGCTGCCGGAGGAACGCAGTTTGCCTATGAGAATGAGGGAGTAAAGAATGGCGTTTTTACACATAGCATTATTTCCTTAATGGATACAAAAGATGCTATTCATGTTGGAGAACTGAAAGAAAAAGTTGGAGAAAAGGTATTGGAATTAACCAAAGGCTTGCAAAAACCGACGAGTAGAAACGAGAACTTGGAGTTTGATTGGAGGGTGTGGTAG
- a CDS encoding CHAT domain-containing protein, which translates to MKSSFLTFLFLLATTLLYSQNFEELNDKVVSSFQQGNYVEALTYAQESVKAAKKEFGVKSGNYGISLFNVANIKHTLGDHTEALPLFEEAIKILKPVLGEDDEDFILYQAFLANEYAELERYEEADSVYSDVIVNSEKYFGATHPRYASNIVAVTNMYKSLGLLQEAEQVLLTRIEFLGENLGVEDPSYNLLVNNLGMLYQGEGLYKDAQELFLQAVENTQGNADQDINYGIYLGNLAETYRSLGEYQKAIPVYITSLAYTRKTLGNQSPNYFLIQSNIAMTYRFLGDYEKALSIFFNVKDSTELLYGKDNFNYNTIVSNLAGVYRDIENYKMTLMYIQEAIELTNRNLTTCFANYPLQLSILADVYRCLGKYQESEDTYNEMLEVASQRYGKDNPDYYQLLNNLSILYADKGENRKALNIQLEVLSNVARLLGENHPYNGIYLGNVADQYVSLGEFDAAFEYYDKALINIETNSGKINDPYFKIVNNQALAYAKFGEYEKAQQRYLELKEILEENHVVNQTYNTLLSNLSDLYNKMGKYDKAVQYCEQALENVEKTFGKDHPGYSLVLNNLATIYQSFGQNEKALEMELEAVAKTKKILGENHPSYIQYLNNLSIIYKNLRQYDKALEVIEEVLESARKSLEKQQSSYNMILNNAGTMYLLIEQYDKALPLIQEAILNVLTYHGKDNPDYMLFIGNLALLYSDIGENDKAISLYKEALEGFKNTLGVEHSNYGLQLSNITSFYLKQDEFEKAYPYITESLENIKSQINQNFSFLSEDEKEKFIQSISPYIRGYQSGFSIYYARDNSTAKPAFDMELLTKGLILASSQNMRNNIENSDNPEVLQKFEEWSQKKATLAKQYSLPIVNRSEHLKEWELEAENLEKKLIQLTKNSGLLFQVGKTTWQDVQQKLKPNEVAIEFSNFRVFTGSRWTDTTQYTALILRKNAPQPQLVPLFTQAEMDELLANSGKGVNQVSNLYRGISEVATGPDLAKMYDLVWKPMAQYLKEGETIYFAPSGTLNQIAFSAITTPDGKYLSDIYDLHQVSTTAKLLEETSTEKFTDIALFGGVNYDEDSKTIAQSVQNIAGKDDFVSRSLSEDLNRGGETWSYLQGTLTEVERIQTVAQKGQAKVNYYTGNKATEEQFKALNGKNSPQILHIATHGFFFPDPETKKEDLERMQRIGEQQNMFKLSDNPLNRSGLLFAGANHTWKGEAIPEGLEDGILTAYEASNVALPNTKLVVLSACETGLGDIKGSEGVYGLQRSFKMAGAKYLLMSLWQVPDKETAEFMEYFYGKLFENNDIEASYKATQEYMKGKYAEEPYKWAAFVLVR; encoded by the coding sequence ATGAAATCTTCTTTTCTTACCTTTTTATTTCTTCTCGCTACAACCCTTTTGTATAGTCAGAATTTTGAAGAATTAAATGACAAAGTTGTTTCTTCTTTTCAACAGGGTAACTATGTAGAAGCATTAACCTATGCACAAGAGTCCGTGAAAGCAGCTAAAAAAGAGTTTGGTGTGAAATCAGGCAACTATGGGATTTCTCTATTTAACGTAGCCAATATCAAACATACCTTAGGAGATCATACAGAAGCCCTTCCTTTATTTGAAGAAGCTATCAAAATTCTAAAACCCGTTTTAGGAGAAGATGATGAGGATTTTATATTATATCAAGCTTTCTTGGCTAATGAGTATGCTGAATTAGAACGCTATGAAGAAGCGGATTCTGTGTATTCTGATGTGATTGTAAATTCGGAGAAATATTTTGGAGCAACTCACCCTAGATATGCTTCCAACATTGTTGCGGTTACTAATATGTATAAATCTTTAGGACTTCTGCAAGAGGCCGAACAAGTGCTGTTGACACGTATTGAATTTCTTGGTGAAAACCTTGGGGTAGAAGATCCTAGTTATAATCTATTGGTTAATAATTTAGGTATGTTATATCAAGGAGAAGGATTGTATAAAGATGCACAAGAATTATTCTTACAAGCTGTGGAAAATACACAAGGAAATGCCGATCAGGATATAAATTATGGTATCTATCTCGGAAATCTTGCTGAAACATACCGAAGTTTAGGAGAATATCAAAAAGCAATTCCTGTTTATATAACATCTCTAGCATATACACGCAAAACATTGGGGAATCAAAGCCCAAACTATTTCCTTATCCAAAGTAATATAGCGATGACCTACCGATTTTTGGGAGATTATGAAAAGGCATTGTCAATTTTCTTTAATGTCAAAGATTCTACGGAACTTCTGTATGGGAAGGACAATTTTAATTACAACACAATCGTAAGTAATTTAGCAGGAGTATATAGAGATATAGAGAACTATAAGATGACTTTAATGTATATTCAAGAAGCTATTGAATTAACCAATAGAAATTTAACTACTTGTTTTGCAAACTATCCGCTACAATTAAGCATTCTAGCAGATGTTTATCGTTGCTTAGGAAAATATCAAGAGTCGGAGGATACTTATAATGAAATGCTTGAAGTTGCTTCTCAGAGATACGGTAAAGACAACCCTGATTATTATCAATTACTGAATAATTTGAGTATTCTGTATGCGGATAAAGGAGAGAATAGAAAAGCGTTGAATATTCAATTGGAAGTACTTTCTAATGTTGCACGCCTCTTGGGAGAAAATCATCCTTATAATGGTATTTATTTAGGTAATGTTGCAGACCAGTATGTGAGTTTGGGTGAATTTGACGCCGCTTTTGAGTATTATGATAAAGCCCTTATAAACATAGAAACTAATTCAGGTAAAATAAATGACCCTTATTTCAAAATAGTTAATAATCAAGCCTTAGCTTATGCCAAGTTTGGTGAGTATGAAAAAGCACAGCAACGGTATTTAGAACTCAAAGAAATATTAGAAGAAAATCATGTAGTTAATCAAACTTATAACACTTTACTTTCCAATTTATCGGATTTGTATAATAAGATGGGTAAATACGATAAGGCGGTGCAATATTGTGAGCAAGCCTTAGAGAATGTAGAAAAAACTTTTGGTAAAGACCATCCGGGATATAGTTTAGTATTGAATAATTTAGCTACGATTTATCAAAGTTTTGGTCAAAATGAGAAAGCACTAGAAATGGAATTAGAAGCTGTGGCCAAGACAAAGAAAATTTTGGGGGAAAATCACCCTTCTTATATACAATATTTGAATAATCTATCTATAATCTATAAGAATTTACGCCAATACGATAAAGCATTGGAAGTAATAGAAGAAGTATTGGAAAGCGCCCGTAAGAGTTTGGAAAAACAACAATCCTCTTATAATATGATTTTGAATAATGCTGGAACGATGTATCTTCTGATAGAACAATATGATAAGGCACTTCCTTTGATTCAGGAGGCTATTCTAAATGTGCTTACGTATCATGGAAAAGACAATCCAGATTATATGTTGTTTATTGGGAATTTAGCCTTGTTATATAGCGATATCGGAGAAAATGACAAGGCTATTTCATTATACAAAGAAGCACTTGAAGGTTTTAAAAATACGTTGGGAGTCGAACATTCTAATTATGGATTACAACTTAGTAATATTACTTCTTTTTACTTAAAACAAGATGAATTTGAAAAAGCGTATCCATATATTACTGAATCTCTAGAGAATATTAAAAGTCAAATCAATCAAAATTTTAGTTTTTTGTCTGAAGATGAAAAGGAAAAATTTATACAATCCATAAGTCCCTACATTAGAGGATATCAGAGTGGTTTTTCAATTTATTATGCCCGAGATAATTCAACCGCTAAACCTGCTTTTGACATGGAATTGTTAACCAAAGGTTTGATACTAGCTTCTAGCCAAAATATGCGTAATAACATCGAGAATAGTGATAATCCTGAAGTGTTGCAAAAATTTGAAGAATGGTCACAAAAAAAGGCTACCCTAGCTAAACAATATTCTTTACCTATTGTAAATCGAAGCGAACACTTGAAAGAATGGGAATTGGAAGCTGAAAATTTAGAAAAAAAATTGATTCAACTCACGAAAAATTCAGGTTTGCTCTTCCAAGTGGGTAAAACCACTTGGCAAGATGTTCAGCAGAAACTAAAACCCAACGAAGTAGCCATTGAATTTTCAAATTTTCGCGTTTTTACAGGGAGCAGATGGACAGACACCACCCAATATACGGCACTCATTCTCCGCAAAAACGCCCCACAACCACAACTTGTTCCTCTCTTTACCCAAGCAGAAATGGATGAACTTTTAGCAAATTCCGGTAAAGGAGTCAACCAAGTCTCCAATCTCTACCGTGGAATCTCCGAAGTTGCTACGGGTCCCGATTTAGCTAAAATGTACGACCTCGTTTGGAAACCAATGGCGCAATACCTGAAAGAAGGCGAAACCATCTACTTTGCACCAAGCGGTACGCTTAACCAAATTGCCTTTTCGGCCATTACCACTCCCGATGGTAAATATCTTTCGGATATATACGATTTACACCAAGTTAGTACCACAGCTAAATTGTTAGAAGAAACCTCTACGGAGAAGTTTACAGACATTGCTTTATTCGGAGGTGTTAACTACGATGAAGATAGTAAAACAATTGCCCAGTCTGTTCAAAATATAGCAGGAAAAGATGATTTTGTTTCACGTTCATTAAGCGAAGATTTAAACCGAGGTGGGGAGACATGGAGTTATCTTCAAGGGACACTTACCGAAGTAGAACGCATCCAAACTGTAGCTCAAAAGGGTCAAGCAAAAGTGAATTATTATACAGGAAATAAGGCAACAGAAGAGCAATTTAAAGCACTAAACGGTAAAAACTCCCCACAAATCTTGCACATTGCTACCCACGGTTTTTTCTTCCCAGATCCTGAAACTAAAAAAGAAGACCTAGAAAGAATGCAACGCATAGGAGAGCAACAAAACATGTTTAAACTCTCTGATAATCCACTCAACCGTTCGGGATTATTATTTGCTGGAGCAAACCACACCTGGAAAGGAGAAGCTATTCCCGAAGGTTTGGAAGATGGAATTTTGACTGCTTACGAAGCCTCAAACGTAGCCTTACCCAACACGAAATTGGTTGTACTTTCAGCCTGTGAAACAGGATTGGGCGACATCAAAGGGAGTGAAGGAGTGTATGGATTACAACGTTCGTTTAAGATGGCAGGAGCAAAATATCTCTTGATGAGTCTGTGGCAAGTACCGGATAAAGAAACAGCGGAATTTATGGAGTATTTTTATGGTAAATTGTTTGAAAATAACGATATTGAAGCGAGTTATAAAGCTACGCAGGAGTATATGAAAGGGAAGTATGCGGAGGAGCCGTATAAGTGGGCGGCGTTTGTGTTGGTGAGGTAG
- a CDS encoding phosphatidylserine decarboxylase, with the protein MKPYYGKTTQALIALVEGNSIIKNLLIQSIEQARKINSDRNTNPAQNLEEYYDFITWAEKALPWNVLPNVKISTMYEQIDQCLCYFYFINDQPLREINDQSLYNNSLQYMGPYTSWMVEFNKTLGAFLDTEESWKEEYYHLLYDDKRFGLNKDWYEHPSNWKTFNQFFSRYLKSPSKRPIFEMENDSVIVSPADAVPQGVWEIDENGYIIQQNETIFIKSAKLNSIESLIGEGSAYQTAFKKGIFTHAYLGVSDYHRYHFPISGIVREIRIIPAQCAAGCYITWDAQQQKYVYDASIPGWQSVETRACVIVENEHLGLVALLPVGMSQVCSVNFEKEIQVGHSFKKGDMLGYFLFGGSDFILIFQEGVKFELTSTEHLLMGEEYGRIR; encoded by the coding sequence ATGAAACCATACTACGGAAAAACCACCCAAGCACTCATCGCTCTTGTTGAGGGGAATTCTATCATCAAGAATTTACTTATTCAATCGATTGAGCAAGCTCGAAAAATAAATTCTGATAGAAATACTAATCCAGCCCAAAATCTGGAGGAATATTATGATTTTATTACTTGGGCAGAAAAAGCTCTTCCATGGAACGTTTTACCCAATGTTAAGATAAGTACAATGTATGAACAGATTGATCAATGCTTGTGCTATTTCTATTTTATCAACGATCAACCACTTCGTGAAATAAACGATCAAAGTTTGTATAATAACTCTCTTCAATACATGGGGCCTTATACTTCTTGGATGGTAGAATTCAACAAAACATTAGGAGCCTTTCTAGACACAGAGGAATCTTGGAAAGAAGAATATTATCATTTGTTATATGACGATAAACGATTTGGATTAAACAAAGATTGGTACGAGCATCCTTCCAACTGGAAAACATTTAATCAGTTTTTTAGCCGTTATTTAAAATCTCCAAGCAAACGACCCATCTTTGAGATGGAAAATGATTCTGTAATCGTATCTCCAGCTGACGCTGTTCCTCAAGGCGTATGGGAAATAGATGAAAATGGATATATCATACAACAAAATGAAACCATTTTTATTAAATCAGCAAAGCTGAATTCAATTGAAAGTCTCATTGGTGAAGGGAGTGCTTATCAAACTGCTTTTAAAAAAGGAATATTCACGCATGCCTATTTAGGTGTATCTGATTATCATCGCTATCATTTTCCTATCAGTGGAATCGTCAGAGAAATACGCATCATTCCTGCTCAATGTGCTGCCGGATGTTATATTACATGGGATGCACAACAGCAGAAATACGTGTATGATGCCTCCATTCCTGGATGGCAATCTGTTGAAACACGGGCTTGTGTTATAGTCGAGAATGAACATCTGGGTCTAGTAGCGTTATTACCTGTAGGTATGTCACAAGTTTGCTCTGTCAATTTTGAAAAAGAGATTCAGGTGGGTCACTCTTTCAAGAAAGGAGACATGTTGGGGTACTTCCTCTTTGGGGGATCAGATTTCATCCTCATTTTTCAAGAAGGTGTTAAATTTGAATTAACAAGTACAGAACACTTATTAATGGGAGAAGAATACGGAAGAATCAGATAA
- a CDS encoding acetate--CoA ligase family protein: protein MINSQLINPKSIAVVGASEHKNKPGGMVIQNLIDGKFKGTIYGVNPKGINIKGVTPVASVEEIEEVDLAIISIPSNFCLEAIRTLLGKGTKAFILFSAGFSEAGEEGIKLEKEMVSLINAHNATLIGPNCIGIINGNYKGVFTTPVPAYDPMGCEMISSSGATAVFIMEAAMLIGLKFSSIYSIGNAAQTGVEEILEYLDVTYVEGKSPKVKLLYLEQVKNPFKFLKHATSLIQKGCQIAAIKSGFSEAGGRAASSHTGALATSDVVIRALFKKAGIVYCSSRDELIAVAGVLQTKELKGSNIAIITHAGGSAVMLTDALTSNGLSVPPLDPSKTKELLKKLHPGSSAANPIDFLATGTAEQLGEIIDFCEKYEGIDGMCVVFGSSGLFNVKDVYEVLEAKMKTCKIPIYPVLPSVINAADEIKVFLAGGRVNFPDEVNLGKALSHVYTSKKYNFEKVKLPEMDIVAIREIVNAATDGYLNTEMTKELLDAAGIESASQWTIYEETQLDVIADKLEFPVVMKVIGPIHKSDVDGVRLNIINQKQVHETFKDLMKIKGANAVLIQQMVEGEELYCGAVKHGDFGHVVLCGLGGVFLELLNDTSSALAPMSYEEVQAMVESLKGYPLIEGYRNKKGLNKEKFIDTVQRIGALVHIAPEISELDLNPLKAKGKELSVVDARICIEK, encoded by the coding sequence ATGATTAATTCTCAATTAATAAACCCTAAAAGTATTGCTGTCGTTGGAGCATCAGAGCACAAGAATAAACCAGGAGGAATGGTGATTCAAAATTTAATAGACGGAAAATTTAAGGGGACAATTTATGGAGTGAATCCAAAAGGGATAAATATTAAAGGTGTTACGCCTGTAGCTAGTGTGGAAGAAATTGAAGAAGTTGATTTGGCTATTATTTCAATCCCCTCTAATTTTTGTTTGGAAGCAATTAGAACTTTGTTAGGAAAAGGGACCAAGGCATTTATTTTATTCTCTGCAGGTTTCTCTGAAGCGGGCGAGGAGGGAATTAAGCTTGAAAAAGAAATGGTTTCTCTGATTAATGCGCATAATGCAACTTTAATTGGACCAAATTGTATCGGAATCATCAATGGTAATTATAAAGGTGTATTTACTACTCCTGTACCTGCGTATGACCCTATGGGATGCGAAATGATCTCTAGTTCGGGAGCAACAGCTGTATTTATCATGGAGGCTGCTATGTTGATAGGACTGAAGTTCTCCTCTATTTATTCGATTGGAAATGCAGCACAAACTGGAGTAGAAGAAATTCTAGAATACTTAGATGTAACTTATGTTGAAGGAAAGAGTCCCAAAGTAAAACTACTCTATTTAGAACAAGTTAAAAATCCATTTAAGTTTTTAAAACACGCTACCTCTCTCATCCAAAAAGGATGTCAAATTGCAGCTATTAAATCTGGATTCTCCGAAGCTGGAGGTAGAGCGGCTTCTTCACATACAGGAGCTTTAGCTACATCGGATGTAGTTATCCGTGCTTTATTTAAAAAAGCTGGAATTGTATATTGTAGTAGTCGTGATGAATTGATTGCGGTTGCAGGTGTGTTACAAACGAAAGAATTGAAAGGAAGTAACATTGCTATTATCACGCACGCAGGTGGATCTGCTGTTATGTTGACTGATGCATTGACTTCAAACGGACTTTCTGTTCCTCCTCTAGATCCATCTAAAACAAAGGAATTATTAAAGAAATTACACCCAGGATCATCTGCGGCTAACCCCATTGACTTTTTGGCAACAGGAACAGCAGAGCAGTTGGGAGAAATCATTGATTTTTGCGAAAAATATGAAGGAATTGACGGTATGTGTGTTGTGTTCGGTAGTTCAGGACTCTTTAATGTAAAAGATGTATATGAAGTGCTAGAGGCAAAGATGAAAACTTGTAAAATTCCAATCTACCCTGTTTTACCTTCCGTAATTAATGCGGCGGACGAAATTAAAGTGTTCTTGGCAGGAGGACGTGTGAATTTTCCAGATGAGGTGAACCTTGGAAAAGCGTTGTCACATGTTTATACTTCTAAAAAATACAATTTTGAAAAGGTAAAACTACCCGAAATGGATATTGTTGCTATTCGTGAAATTGTGAATGCAGCAACAGATGGATATTTGAATACAGAGATGACTAAAGAGTTGTTAGATGCTGCAGGTATTGAGTCAGCTAGTCAATGGACTATTTATGAAGAAACTCAGTTGGATGTTATTGCTGATAAATTAGAATTTCCAGTTGTTATGAAAGTCATTGGACCTATTCATAAATCAGATGTGGATGGTGTTCGTTTGAATATCATTAATCAAAAGCAAGTACATGAAACCTTCAAAGATTTGATGAAGATTAAAGGTGCAAATGCTGTGTTAATTCAACAAATGGTAGAAGGAGAAGAATTGTATTGTGGTGCAGTAAAACACGGCGATTTTGGGCACGTAGTTCTTTGTGGCTTAGGAGGTGTCTTTTTGGAATTGTTGAATGATACATCTTCAGCATTAGCTCCTATGTCGTACGAAGAAGTGCAAGCTATGGTGGAATCACTCAAAGGTTACCCATTGATAGAAGGATATCGCAATAAGAAAGGCCTTAACAAAGAAAAATTTATTGATACTGTTCAGCGTATTGGAGCCTTGGTGCATATTGCTCCTGAAATCAGTGAATTAGACTTGAACCCATTGAAGGCAAAAGGAAAGGAATTAAGTGTGGTAGATGCACGAATTTGTATCGAAAAGTAG